The Bactrocera dorsalis isolate Fly_Bdor chromosome 2, ASM2337382v1, whole genome shotgun sequence region TTTCTACGCACAAAGCGCGAACAGGAtctaaaacaaattttggaCACCGTATCCACAGAGAATACGCACACGCATAGTAGTCAAGCACTAATGGGTGGTTTTTATTATGTGCAAGGACTACATGCGTTTCATAAAAGCAGTTTTCACGAGGCCAAGTAAGTTAAAACGAATATTGAATTATCATAATACAAATTCAAATAGCAACTAATGTcatatatttgcttttttagACGATTCCTACGGGAGACCTTAAAAATGGCCAATGCTGAAGACCTCAATCGTTTAACATCCTGTTCTTTAGTTCTACTATCACATGTCTTCCTTAGCATTGGCAATTCGAAGGAAAGCATGAATATGGTTACACCTGCTATGCAGTTGGCTTCCAAAATACCCGATATTCATGTACAATTGTGGGGCTCAGCCATACTCAAAGATCTGCATCGTATGTCCAAAGATTTATTACACGAGAAAGAGGCATTTGCAAATCATGTAAAATACTCGGAAAATCTGATTGCCGATCAGCGTAAATGTGTGCAGAGTGTACACCATGCGTTAATTAATTGGTTCAATTCCGAACCGCCGTCAACTAGTGCAAATAGTTTCGATGAAGGTGGTGGTAACAGCGGCGGTCCTGTCGTTGGACAGATGACACAAGTGAGACAATTTACGTAAAACTTACatcacaaatttataaatacatatacaaatataaggtggctgaaatattgtaaatttacCACCAAATGAATAACAATCAACTGCGCCACtactaaaaatttataacatCAGTTGAAACAGCCAAACAAGTGACACGTACACGCTgcattaaaatacttaaacacatatttaattGACCAagttattgtattaaattttaaaaagttcaaacatttaagaattttttatttatgtatttattattactttattttttatgtcttGTTAAACTTCCTCAATTGCTAGTTGCACAAGTTTTTCCTCACGTACCTAGCGTACCATCTGCCACCAGACGTTCCATATCCTCACGAGCCACCGTTACAACTGTAGTTGTGTCTCCATCGACATCGCTATCAGCATCACCATCGTCTTCTTCAACATCCAATATGGTGATATTGTAAGCTGAACCATCCATACTATCTCGTTTAGAAGTATTGAGAATGCTACGTGTCGAAACCCTTTTTCCTCGGGCAGCAGCTTTCGGTACACCATCGACATCTTTCGCCTCATGTGTTTTCATGTGCGTACGTAATGTACCTAAATGTGTAAATTTCTCGCCACACACATGACACCGATGATTTCGTTCACCAGTATGCGTACGATGATGAATAACGCAATCCTGTTTCTGTGTAAATGTTTTGCTGCACCAGCGACACTTAAACGGTTTTTCACCGGTATGAGTGCGTCTATGATTTTTTAGCGTAAATGATGACGTAAAACGTTTCGGGCACAGATCGCATGCGTATGGTCGTTCACCTGTATGTATACGCTTGTGTTTCACCAACGAACTCGATATTGTAAATGTAGCCAAGCATTCATCGCAGCGAAATGGATGTTCCCCTGTATGTGTACGCCTATGTGAACATAGTTCGCCCTTAGTAACAAAAGTCCTCGCACACTCATCGCATTTGAATTTCTTTTCCTTGGAATGTCGCATTATATGTTGCTTTAAGTTCGTCTTTTGGCTAAACGCTTTGTTGCATATGTCGCACACAAACGGCTTTTCACCGCTATGCACACGCAAATGATCTTTTAGTGCGGATAATATGGTAAAAACTGTGGGTGAACAATTTTAAGTTTGGGTTAATATATTGGAGAACCGAATCAATAGGAAAatagtaacaataaaaaaattaaaataaaaaatataaatagtataatataataaaataaataaataatgattctATCACACTAACCTTTTTTGCAAATAGGGCATTGATTCCTTAAATTACGTTTATGCTCGTCTACCATATGTTGACCGAGTTCATCATTTGTGCCAAACTGCTTGCCACATTCGGTGCACTCATGATCTTGCAAATGCGTTAGTAGGTGTTCCTTCAATGTCTCTTCCGAAATGAAAACACGTTGGCACTTTTCGCAATCAAAGGTTGTTTTATTGCAAAGATTTTGCTTTTTGTGATGAACTAACGATCTTCTTAGCGCAAAACCGGCTCCACAAGTCTCACAAAAGTGAATCAATTTAGCCGGTTGTGTCTTCTGTACAATCGGTTGCAACGTACTTGAAATTGTGTTCTTTATAAGTGTCGGTTCAGctatgcttaaatttttatCTTCATTATGATCATTTTTCATTTCCGAATTTTCTAAGGTGACCTAATGacgcaaaagaaaacaaaaatgtttgcaattataataaatagcGCAATAATTTGTTTCTTACATTTGACTTAGATGGTTCCTGTTCAGAAATCGATTCATTTTCTTTACGTGTTTGTTCACTCGCATGCCGCTTTAATTCATGTCGTGCTAAGCGCTTAGAACTAACGAATGTCATCGGACAATAACAACACTTTAACTCGTCTTTAAGCACACGAACATTTTTTCCTTCAGTCGCTTTTGAGGATGATCGCGTTGTCACTGTGGACTTTGCTAAGACTTCCGCTTCGCCagtatcatttttaaaaattgtgaaattgtaaTCCTCGGATTGCGTATTCCCATCGCCAGTATTAAATGCTTCATTTTCTTCTGCGGTGTATATAAATCGTGCATAAACACCGTCTTCATCAAATTCTTCATCACAATCTCGCAATTGATTCGTTTCGCTAATGATGTTCTCATTATTTCCAGCAACGTTTCCGTTTTCGCTTTCATTTTCTGATTGTGAATGGGTTAGCTGATAACACGTCGTTGTATCATCGTTAACTTCTTCTGTCTCCTGTACGGCGGCATTCAGTGTCGAATATAATGTAATTCCTTCTGAATTATCAACAATATCCGTATCATCTGTATGCAATTCCATAATAATTTCTTCTCCATCTTCTTCAACCTCTTCGTAGCATTCATCTATCCGACAGCGCTTGAGTGCTAAAGTGTGTTGCACATTATTTCGGCGCTGAAGTTTACTACtttcgacaatttcaatttcttcgCCAAATTCAACTCCTAAagtattttctaattttattttatcaaatctTAAGGTATTATTTGATTTCACATTTATAGGGGACGTTGATTTATTATGTGTTATATTACATATTGGTATCGTTTGCACATACCGGTTAGTCTGCGAAACCacgttttcttttgtttgtgtATGAACAGTAGTAAGTTGTTTCGGCACATCAGCATtcgtttgtacacatttattaaCTTGTATTACCTTTACTTTTGATAGCTCCTCTTGCGATTCTTCTGGAGGCGCATCAGGTACCAGTTGCCTCAGTGTTCTGCACGAGTTCTCACATTTCAACTTAAACGAGTAGCAACGATTAATCTCGCTAATACAAGATAAACAAACCTTTTCGGGTAGTTTATCTTCTCGTCGTGGCTACACAGGGGATAATAAGTATTGTATAGAAAATCACCAATTAATATTATTGAGGAGTACATACCTTAGTTTTAGTAAAATCTCGTAGCATATCAGCGATACATCCACCGCCCCCACCACCATCATATATAGAAAGTAATGGACCACCAAGACCTAAACAAGTTCGACAGATTTTCTCAAGATCCATCGCCATTTCAATtagtaaattaaacaaattaagagGCTTTAAGAGATTTCGTGGCGGAGTTTATACCAGAAAAACAATATACCACAAAGCGTCTAAgttaaatctaataaaaaacGTCAAATAGCAATCtgacatttttatacataatattgccatatgattttaatattaatatttttaggatAACATAATAAAATAGTATATGAGATTATTTCAACGAggtgaaaacaaataaattttaaagcatttttaatatatttatattttattcaaataccGTACTTTACGAGAAAATATCGCAAATAAATCTGTTCACGATCGTTATCTCGCTGTTTGCAGTGTTGAAAACTGCAAATAATATATGGAATACAAAAATGGAGCAACCCTGCGTATAAGCAATTGTCAACTTTGTCATTGCCAcaaagtaaaatcaaaaaaaatcggAAGGAGTGAATATATTTAGTTTATACAAATACcttcatttaatatatattaaacagagataaattataaattttacactAAAAAGAGCAGAAAAAGTGGTGTTGTGCAACGTGTCCAATTAGAATGAAAAAAGGAATGCCGAATAAAATTCCAATAAGAAAACAAGTTTCGTGCATACATTTGCAAAAGTGAACCTACGCTTATATTTTCCAATTGGTTTTTAACTTCGTCTTTCTATTAAGTGAAGAACAGGACAGAACAGAAATTCCAATAAGCAAAATGAGAAAGTGGCGCACGGAAATATTGTCATAAATCTACTACATGTaaataatagtataaattaaaatataataaattaattgcaaCGAAAAGAATAAAAGATTCTGGAACGAAAAAAGTAAGCAGCGCTCCAGACGGAAGTGTCACAACACAGGTATGTGGGTGATTATTTGATAGTGTGTGcacgtatttttatattgttttttatgttgtttatgGGGCGCTAGTGGCGCTTCTGGAAAGGGTATCGACTAATGTAAATAAACTTGCTCACTACACTAATGGTAACGTCATATTGAATTATTGTAGCGTTTTGATTTATAGCTGTTAGTTGATATTACTATTTCCTCATTTGCAAATGCCTACGTATAAATATTCCCGAGTATAGGTGGGTTGATGTTGTGGAATGATCACTATTATTTGTAGGTGTCGTTTAGGTATGTTAAAAAACGGACTTATCGTGTGataaaattatctacaaaaCAAACTGTTACTCATTTTTATGCTTTGCGTAATAAAGTTAtgttcctacatacatatgtatatgcgttcaGGTGGGTCTCATTTTGTTAACACATTTATTGTGTTCGTGCACCTACCACGATAACTtactttctttaatattttcatatgtatttttgtttttagtgtaCTGAGATTATTAATAGATTATGGTATAAGTATTCTGCCTAAAAAATGATAGGATTGCTGTCTTGgacttgttttcaaaatttgcaattATTGTACTCCAGTGCATACACTCCAACACATACATTTGTTCAAAAGCAAAAGTAAAGATAAGCACCAATTGTTCAATTAATATTTCCGCACTGCTTTTCATACCaggaacagggtatattaagtttgcaacgACGTTTGTAACAACCAGAaagttgttgtagcggcagaacaAATGCCTTAAGTAATTTGGAGGTACGCTGCCGGGTTATCAGCCCTTGGCAGGATAAAAATGCGGattcgttccggttacgtagactcgactgtcgtgggagtgtatatataaatgatcaacatgATGAGCTGAGACGAAATCAGTTATGACCGATTGTCTGTTTATTGCATATTTGCAAAAGTATTATAGGAAATTacgaaagtaaaattaaatcagTTTTCTAATattggcacatacatatgtatgtacattagtttatacttacgtacatatgtatttgcaataTTTGAAGTTTTATATTGTTCCCCCCAGCTTTCGGCTCTATGAAAATTACGTTGAAAGCAACCTAATAGTAAAGACATTAATATTCAAGACGTATGTTTAGTAAACACAATTAAAGCAACAAGCTTCCTTTTAAGTCTTCAAATTGGCAATTATATTTACCCGCTTTAAGATGCATAAACTATTACACATAAGTATGTTCATGCATATgcctataaatatgtatgcatgtacgtattgtttgtatatatttagatatcATTGCGGGTGAGGTGTTGCAACGCTACCACAAAGCTTGATAAGCGTCTATATTAGTTATACAATAAATTTGACTATAAGAAACGCTAACATGTCCAATTGcatcatatttaataaattttcaaatttcacagTTGTATTATCTTTAAACAAAGCTTtgggaaaaatattgaaaataaaaatttaaatttttgcatattatattaaacattggctcatatttttttaaaaattacaagaGTATTCAACgccctttgaaatattttgcggCGCAGTTTAATGATTCCGGCGCTGCATCCGAACACACAGTTAACAGTGGGAGGTAGTACTACAGATGCACACCATCaatctaaatatacatacatacatacatagaatactaaaatataacaaatacatTTGCACATTTacaattgattcaaaatttgaatgacttgaattgatttatttctaaatatgtacatatgtatgtaagtatgtacatatgtatgattgcGTGTATGATGCACGTtctctaaaattaacaaaactgaaaaatacatacatatatacagctgCGGTCAATTTCTTAGTACTGTGCAAACGTAGAAGAGGAACTGTTAAAAATACTATGCGATATCGcctttataaaacaaaaaatattttatgccataaaagccccaacaataaaaaaacaaattaataataataaaacaaattacaaaaaagtcaTTGTTTAACTAGTTtcaatgaattataaataagtatatcaaaaaaaattatgaggaATTTCGGCGATCAAAAACTTAGTAGTGTAACAACTTAAACCCGAAATTTCGACAAAAAggtagcaattttttttttctaatttgatACTGTCTTTTTATGTAATTAGTATTTAGTTGTGtgatcttaattttttaatattgcaaCACAGCATCGTGAATTTTTGGTATCTTTCAATGTAAATAGACTCCCCAATTGATATACGTTCTTCCCAGTCTCCCATAGTTGCGTGGTCGATGTCGGCTTACATCGGGCTATGACTCCTTGACAtcagttcaaaaattttcgctGGGGTTGATGTCAGGGGACATTGATTGACATTCCTTTCCTCTAACCACCTTTAAGCAACTTTACTTCTACGCTCAAACAAGCGGCACTTCTTCACGGCAGCATGGTTTTCTGGAGTATTTCGACACATGATTATTACTAGTCATGTTTTCCTTAATTCAATAAATGGGTCCTACATCTTGCCAAGAAAAGCATGTTCAAACCATGATACTCGCACCTCCATGGTTTagcgtttttgttgtatatttcggccgtaaaatgtttatttttgtatgaaattttccggtaatattaatttttcaaacatatacatacatacttacttatagTAGTGCGTGAAACTAAGATTGACTGGCCGAAAAGACTTTGCAAATAAAAAGTCCCGCAagtgtaacaaaaacaacaagttaaGCGAAACAAGTCGTTGCACGTTTTCATGTCGACATCTGATTCTTTTAAAGTGAAtcgaaaaaaatgtaacaaaaagtATGATTACATGTATTAAAATAATGCCCAGCACTACTAAGAATTTAACCgcaactgtatatatgtacatacatactatatttatttttaaatttatttattataataatttaaaattttcatctaAATCTGTACAAAATGCAATtctaaaattgttgtttttttagtttataatgGCGACATCACCACGCTCCGTTGACACAATATCACTATGTTCCACCGTTTCCAGTTGCCCGGATCGCAACGGCTTTTACGGTGGCTTTCAGCGCACAGAAAAACCTAAAGAACCACTCTCGAAAGCACAAATCATTGCGAGAGAAAAGAAGTGGTTGTATATGATTGATAATTGGTCATTGTATATgtccaaaaattacaaaaaggcatgtattttttatgtgatttcTTAATTTATAGAAATAGTTATAATGTTCCcatttgtattaatttatagATTCGTGATCGTTGTCGCAAAGGTATACCAAAATCGGTTCGCCCACGTGCTTGGTTCTATCTTTCTGGtgcttatttattaaaaaagaaaaatcctACTGTCTACAAAGAATTACTTGAACAGCCCGGTAATCCACATGTaatcgaagaaataaaaaaagacaaaCATCGACAATTTCCATTTCATGAAATGTTTTTGGATGAGGATAAAGTTGGACAAATCGAATTATTTAATGTACTAAAAGCGTATTCAATATACAATCCGAAAGTGGGCTTTTGTCAGGCGCAAGCGCCCATTGCTGCCTTCCTGCTAATGCACCTACCGGCAGAAGATGCGTTTTGGGTGTTTGTTAGTGTTTGTGATGTGTAAGtagcattttaaattattatttaaaaaagcgaTCACGGCAGCTGTATGCAgcaagaaatttttttgttcatgtCCTTGGCCCGATAAAAAAAATCGGGTACCTTTCGGTTAAGTAGGCGCGACAGTCGTGGGATGCTAGATGCTTTAGTAGTACAGTTACAacaaaacatatatgaaattaaattttaatttacttaaaattttgctTGTATTTGTCTCATAATCCCtctatacatacaaatttaatagTATTGCTGCTCTTTTTCTTTATAGTTATTTAGAGGACTACTTCATTACTGGTCTTGAGGTGCTGCAAAACGATGCTGGCATACTGGAGGGGCTCCTCAAAAAAACTTGTCCACCCGCATACCGTCACCTGCAAAAGCACAAAGTCGAACCCTTACTTTATATGACCGATTGGTTTCTATGCGCTATGACAAGAACATTACCATGGGAAACATTGTTGCGAGTTTGGGACTGCTTTCTCGCCGAAGGCATACGTGTCATCTTCAAAGTAGCACTAGTGATAATTGGTGCTTCACTAAATCAACATAAAGTTCGTAAACAATGTAATGGACTTTGTGAGACATTAGAGGTGCTACGCTCCCCACCTGAGCATGTGCTCGAAGAggattttattatcaataataTACAAAGGCTAAATTTACGTGTCGAAGATTTTCAAATCGAACATACACGACAAAAAAATCGACGAGCCAAACAGAAAGCTATGCAAGAGGCAGCTGCAGCGACGACGGCATCCACATCACACGGTAGTGCTGTGAGTAGCAGTAGTAGTGGTGCGGGCGGTAGTAATGGCTATAGGCTGTAATGTTAGCACAAAGTGCTTAAAACCGGCAAAAGTGGaaaattgaaaactataaaTCATAGAATGAAGCATAAAACCCACAGCCGAGTTAAGTGAGGAGTTCTGACTTTGCACCAAgctatgtgcatgtatgtagttgttaAAGTTTTCCGTCCTTTACTTGgttgtgggaatattttgtccCTTTTGGTAGCAATTTTTTTAAGGGTGCTAAGCATTCACACTCAAAgttgttttttattgataatattCTAGTAGATAAGCAGCGAACAGAAATATAAATTGAATAGTGAACATAATATTAAGATATGGAAACTACTAACCGAAAGTTTTAAATTGAACGCACAGTATAGAGAAAAGAATTGCGAGTTACAGGCAAGTCTAACAGTCGAaagtacatacacacaattAAACAgacacaatattaaactaaCAATTCCATATGCAGCTATCATGATGCCTTGATCTTTTACTATTTTGAAATATCGAATTAAAAttgcacaaaatatatttaaggcaCTCATTTAATGTGACATTTATGTAATAGCGGCAAAACTTGCTTAAATGCGAGAAAAGAGTAAACAACTAATTGCGATTACATATCAGACAACGAAGAAGGACAGACATCACAATGCACAGGCGCTAGCGTTATGCGCATGCGCaatgaatatttaatattactcaTACATTCAAACATGTGTTTCATTTAGCCGCATTagggctttttttttaatagttttcattttgtatactcgcaatttgtatgaaaaatatatataatggcATTGCAATACTGTGCTTACTAATCTTTAACTGTATTTTTCTCAATTCAgttcaaataaaatgtatactGAGGtgaaaaattcagctttggtCATTCCAAAAACTTTTTGTCTTCGTATTTTAACTGTGAGATTTTGCGTTAAAAAATTTCGTATTTCAATTATCAGCTGTGTAAATTATAACTatgaagtaaaaattattatcaataaaattataatttatacgATATGTATAATCATAACTATAGTTCTTATatacacgcatatacatatacatgcatataatatatatttatatattaaaatctaAATTCGTGCAATTTATCTGCTTACCTTCCAAAGGAatacaaattgtttataaactaagtattaaatatttatattattaaaactaCTAATTTTACCTATCGTTGTGCAGCTAAGCATTTTTTTGCTGCTTAAGTTATAATTTATGCTTGTGATTAAGACagccataaaataatttgtattttcttcTCGATTTAATTCGTTTTTGTAAGAAAGAAGTTTTGcttttacaattaaatatgcaaattcgTATAACAGTTTTTCAATTCATAGCCAACAATTTCTTTAGTACTAAACTTTGCCCTTAAAACACATTGAAGCACAAAActcaatattttctaaataaaaaataaagctgcATAAATTCACTTACATAAACaacgaaaatttaatataatacataattaTTTAAGCAAGAAAAAGGCAATTTTTAGGAAAGAAACGACAATTTATCTTGAAAAAATACAACATTAGCAGAGAAGATGTAGGAAAAATTGgttggtttttaataaaaatataaaactaatagtatttatatatatttaatttgtatataagtaattGCAACATTATATACAAGTTTACATATCTATAAGTTCATAATCACACATTTATTAAACGAACTTATTAAAAGCTTTATTTATTAAcgaacacaaatacatacacatttatttatgtatgtctgGTTCTTCCAAATTTTCAAGAAACCtcctaaataaaaattgaattataaatacaaaacactgttcaatatatttattgtagGTATTAGTATGCATACAAATGGatcaaacattatttttttaacaagtgtTTTGGCttgttttcattaattatttgaaCCTAGTTGAAAAGGGCAAAAATGTCACGTTTATTCCATTATGAATCCCTTAAATGTTAGCAAAAACTACACAAGAACTAACAGAAATCATACATTCTAATTGTCATATTCTTGTAAAAATAacacatttacaaaaaaaataaaaaataaaaaaaatatgcacacatacacgtatAACACCCAACTGTGTATGTACTTTcggaatttacaatttttagaaCAACAATGCTATAGAGTAAGTGATGAGTAAAAGAATGCTTGTAACCGTGAAATGtgaatgaaatatgtataaatatgcagTTTAATAAAATGTGTAAGATTTTGGAAACACAAATATATTGcagtttctttaaaataataaaattcttaaattataaaactCATATGCACACACAACACGATGATAACTCAATGCATACACGATTTAGATACACGCAGTGAGTCCTATGGCAGTATTTGGTTGGAAATACATACATTGGCCCTAGGTTGTTATTGTGGATTCCTGTTTTTTGTGAGCGTGttcagtttatttttgaatacatgCATGTATATTGTATTTAGATGGACAGAAAAAGTTATTccaacaaaaattcaataaaccATCATACATCTCACCCCAAAATAAATCAAAGTGCAATTCGTTTTAATTATTCTATAATTAAAcacaattttcttacaaaaatttacaatacaTACAGCAAATTTCTTATACattagttcatattttatttctatattttcaaCGTACCATTTCTATTCGTTGTCATCGCTAGGCGATTTTGCCAAATCAGCAAAAAAGTCCCCGGCATTTGTGAATTTCGAAGATGGTAAATTGTGTCGCTTATCCTTAAATGTGTTAtgcttttcattatatttaatgtcaccaaaatcttcaaaatattttacattccAAAAACGTACATCATTATTATGTGACGATGAGGCAATCAATTCACCAGAATTACAAACGTCCAAATTTTCAATAGGCATATTATGTTGCCCTACAACACCCAAATTGCGAAATGGTGCTATATGGCAAGCACGTATTATACCCTCTTCACCCGCAACACAAGAAATACGATCCGTAATAGGTATCATTTCGCTGATTGGCGTATTAATGCCTGGATACATATCACAATGATAGCCAAATTGACCCCAATTAAATGTATAAAGACGACCCTTCGATGTACCGACGACTAGTTTCGAATTGCCACGAAATGTACCCATACAATGAAGTTCCTCTTCATACGGTTCAGATTGTACAAACAGCTTACGTGATCCTATGTTAATTGTTGTAAGATAACCATCACCACTGGTAACTaataacaatttcttcgattcGTTTGTGAGCATTTGTGATATAAAATCTTCAACTTCTTTTAAGGAAAATATAGAGTCTTTAGTACGTATGTCCCAAAGTTTAACTGTACCCCCATCGTCACCAGTACTGAAGAGGTTCTCATCAATGatatgcaatttatttatagCTTCATCATGCGCACTTTCATAGAATTTCTTCAGCTTCTCTGTCTCCATGTCGGTTATCATAATGGATTTGTCTTTGGAACATGTTAGTAAATCACGGCCATCTTCTGTGAATTCAACGTCTCTACACGATTTTGcgtgtatttcaatatttcgtAGCAACGTATTTTCTTCATTTGCATAGGCATATAGATATACATCTCCTGTAATCGTTGCAAGTGCTATAATGTCACGTTCCGGGTGAAAACAAATATCGGTAATAAAATCATCTAATTTGATTTCTGGTGGTGCGGTACGAGGTTTTTTAATGGCCGCAAT contains the following coding sequences:
- the LOC105230442 gene encoding uncharacterized protein LOC105230442, producing the protein MAMDLEKICRTCLGLGGPLLSIYDGGGGGGCIADMLRDFTKTKPRREDKLPEKVCLSCISEINRCYSFKLKCENSCRTLRQLVPDAPPEESQEELSKVKVIQVNKCVQTNADVPKQLTTVHTQTKENVVSQTNRYVQTIPICNITHNKSTSPINVKSNNTLRFDKIKLENTLGVEFGEEIEIVESSKLQRRNNVQHTLALKRCRIDECYEEVEEDGEEIIMELHTDDTDIVDNSEGITLYSTLNAAVQETEEVNDDTTTCYQLTHSQSENESENGNVAGNNENIISETNQLRDCDEEFDEDGVYARFIYTAEENEAFNTGDGNTQSEDYNFTIFKNDTGEAEVLAKSTVTTRSSSKATEGKNVRVLKDELKCCYCPMTFVSSKRLARHELKRHASEQTRKENESISEQEPSKSNVTLENSEMKNDHNEDKNLSIAEPTLIKNTISSTLQPIVQKTQPAKLIHFCETCGAGFALRRSLVHHKKQNLCNKTTFDCEKCQRVFISEETLKEHLLTHLQDHECTECGKQFGTNDELGQHMVDEHKRNLRNQCPICKKVFTILSALKDHLRVHSGEKPFVCDICNKAFSQKTNLKQHIMRHSKEKKFKCDECARTFVTKGELCSHRRTHTGEHPFRCDECLATFTISSSLVKHKRIHTGERPYACDLCPKRFTSSFTLKNHRRTHTGEKPFKCRWCSKTFTQKQDCVIHHRTHTGERNHRCHVCGEKFTHLGTLRTHMKTHEAKDVDGVPKAAARGKRVSTRSILNTSKRDSMDGSAYNITILDVEEDDGDADSDVDGDTTTVVTVAREDMERLVADGTLAVKSATFISSSESPSGSKLLDADRRCSPRSPGPTRLGGISGIPSIAFPSLPIVAVAPTPPFPDTSALSDCELLGPTLPLEPIPSVEVKLPLGLIAIEVVAEIPPIMPPTPPPPVSNASADSKGNCCVGGVRMQILFGLQISTETIFELFAGIGMVGLCRLCAAVRKKDMLIPMNFDICQKMRECFGIEMCNSGDKLPKCACGLCLETLQNAFSFFQKVKESQESLALLLSISKDDKPETVNEVCIRLNESELTNSHITAQYIESVKDHEMKGVDIESDNMLTLDSMELNMQMMHRCIEEDGDDEYQSLEILNVTEVNSSLTDMDDKVGGESLSQLSENSTDVKIETYFLEDVDEDLEEGSLVNQETTEAKSRELNENNFKPTIIEILPANNCVTNSSKSFETTEVNNAQVYEWRLYTWICHTCSEICETFAALHLHAKEKHEVQEVNYLQYKCTDCQKICAHYNKFLNHVRFRHHPELSLRCDACDNQLESFQELAAHRENCAAAQQYPLVDLCNICGKSFHSRNATLVHSRAQHNEEDSDKTKYHQCTQCDKKFKRVANLRAHEHIHSGLKEFVCDICDRKFRQKHNLEVHLYTHINERVFECKICNKSLKTSTSLEKHQLIHKDIKKFACDYCEKEFRTKDAKLSHERIHTGEKPLKCKYCDRCFRFRSGLMGHLNLHTGDRPYSCQDCSRQFTNWGNMNKHMKRCSKRQSSGKST
- the LOC105230440 gene encoding TBC1 domain family member whacked yields the protein MATSPRSVDTISLCSTVSSCPDRNGFYGGFQRTEKPKEPLSKAQIIAREKKWLYMIDNWSLYMSKNYKKIRDRCRKGIPKSVRPRAWFYLSGAYLLKKKNPTVYKELLEQPGNPHVIEEIKKDKHRQFPFHEMFLDEDKVGQIELFNVLKAYSIYNPKVGFCQAQAPIAAFLLMHLPAEDAFWVFVSVCDVYLEDYFITGLEVLQNDAGILEGLLKKTCPPAYRHLQKHKVEPLLYMTDWFLCAMTRTLPWETLLRVWDCFLAEGIRVIFKVALVIIGASLNQHKVRKQCNGLCETLEVLRSPPEHVLEEDFIINNIQRLNLRVEDFQIEHTRQKNRRAKQKAMQEAAAATTASTSHGSAVSSSSSGAGGSNGYRL
- the LOC105230441 gene encoding WD repeat-containing protein 55 homolog — protein: MRMREIFKTPGENSESDELDELADVEDVEDAAVYEVHLEEPFESEDSEVEYGIANGSGNIANGQQSDAEDSDFDPNVDEDEDSSDFQPDDSDDSMSDTDNQEVIRKSKTNSGDDTGPGSSGVGRNNAGEDGVSSALELNEDEEDDETVRAIIAAIKKPRTAPPEIKLDDFITDICFHPERDIIALATITGDVYLYAYANEENTLLRNIEIHAKSCRDVEFTEDGRDLLTCSKDKSIMITDMETEKLKKFYESAHDEAINKLHIIDENLFSTGDDGGTVKLWDIRTKDSIFSLKEVEDFISQMLTNESKKLLLVTSGDGYLTTINIGSRKLFVQSEPYEEELHCMGTFRGNSKLVVGTSKGRLYTFNWGQFGYHCDMYPGINTPISEMIPITDRISCVAGEEGIIRACHIAPFRNLGVVGQHNMPIENLDVCNSGELIASSSHNNDVRFWNVKYFEDFGDIKYNEKHNTFKDKRHNLPSSKFTNAGDFFADLAKSPSDDNE